The DNA window AGAATGGCTTTTTCGTCTCATTAAGGTTGCAATTCACGGGCACACCCCGTACGGCACTCGAAGTCTCGGTTACACGGTGCTTGCAATGGTCGACGTCACAGGTTTTCTGCGCCCCGGCTCCTCTCTCGGGGTCGATCTTCTCAGTCTCAGCGACGATAATTTCTGGTACATGGGTATCCTCGCACGCAACGCGTCGGGGCCGACCTACGTGACCGGCGACACCAGCTTCAACCAAAGCCGCGATGGCGTGATCCTGCTTTTCGATGGGGCGTTCACGGCCTCCAGTTCGTACTCTGGCGATCCGGTCTATTCGGTGTCGATCGTCGACGGGGCGAACACGCGACTTGTGCAACTGGATTTCGCTCCCGGGTTCACCGAAGACGACCTGCGGATCCTCGAAGGCCGGAGCGACCTGGAGGCCTTCACCCTCTTGCTGTCGGGCAACGACACCCTCACCCTGACCGACGGCCGTGATGCCGTGTCCGGCCATAGCGGCAACGACCTGATCCAAGGTTTCGACGGCGACGATACCCTTCACGGCGGCTACGACAACGACACGCTGCGCGGCGGCGCCGGGAACGACGACCTCGACGGCGAATACGGCAATGACAGCCTCGAAGGCGGCGCGGGCTTCGATATTCTGAGCGGCGGCTACGGCGCCGATACGCTGATCGGCGGTGCCAACGCCGACCAACTTTCGGGCGGCTTCGGCGACGACCACCTCGAGGGTGGCGACGGCTTCGACTTCCTCGACGGCGGGCTGAATGATGACACCCTGCTTGGCGGCGACGGCCCCGACCGGTTGTTCGGCGGCGACGGCAACGACCTTATCCGCGCGGGCAGCAACTATGGGGCCACCGTCGACGGAGTCGAGGGCGGCGATGGAGACGACGAAATCCATGGCGAGCTTGGCTTTGACAATTTGCTGGGCAATGCCGGCAACGACCTGATCTACGGCGGGGCCCAGGCCGATAACGTCTTCGGCGGCGATGGCGCCGACACGCTGATCGGCGGCGCGGGGTTCGACCGGCTCTTCGGCGGCGACGGCGACGACCTGCTTCAGGATTTCGACGGTTTTGGCGGCCAGTTCGGTGGCACCGGCGACGACACGCTTCAGGGCGGCGCCGACGCAACGACCTTCTATGGCCAGATCGGCAACGATGTGATCGAGGCCGGTGGCGGCGATGACCGGATCGGCGCAGGCGCCGGCTTCGATCGCGTCGATGGCGGGGCCGGCAACGACCTGATGTTCGGCGATTTCAACGCCGACACGTTCGTTTTCGCTGACGGCCACGGCACCGACACGATTGCGGATTTCGACGCGTTGAACGATTTCGAAAAGATCGACCTCGCTGGCGTCACCGGCCTGACGGGCCTGGCCGATCTCGATCTCGCCTCCGCCAGCGCAGGCGCCGCGACCCAGGCGGGCGGCGACGTCGTGATCGACACCGGCGACGGCACATCCATCCTGCTGCGCAATGTCAGCCTCGCCGATCTGGACGCGAACGACTTTCTGTTCTGACCGGCGGCGACACGGGACGGTTTAGGGGCTGGGTTCGGGTACCCTCGCATTCATGCGTTTGGCGCGTGCCCGGGCAAACCGCCCTTCCAGCAGGCAGCCGCGCCGAAAACGACGCCGTTCTGTCGAAAACGCGGCAGGACATCCGCGCCGCGCCATGCCAATCTGCACCCATGCGCATGATCATCTCCTTCGCGGCCCTTTTTCTGTCGGTCATCCTGTTGCAGCTGTCCACCGGCGGCGTGGCCCCGCTCGATGCGCTGTCGGGCATCACGCTCGACTTCTCCACGCAGGAAATCGGCTTTCTCGGCTCGGCGCATTTCTTTGGCTTTTTCATCGGCTGCTGGGTCGCACCCCGCCTGATGGGGTCTGTCGGCCATTCCCGCGCCTTCGCCGCCTTCACCGCCGCCGGGGCCATCGGCCTTTTGATGCACATGATCATCATCGACCCCATCGCCTGGGCTCTGATGCGCGTGGCCTCGGGCCTGTGCATCGCCGGGTGCTACACGGTGGTCGAGGCATGGCTGCAAGCCAAGGTCACCAATGAGACCCGCGGGCGCACCATGGGCGTCTACCGGGTGGCCGACATGGGCGCCTCTCTCGTCGCGCAAATGCTGATCTCGGTGCTGGAACCTGCGTCCTACGTCTCCTACAACCTTCTGGCCATCATCTGCTGCGCCTCGCTGCTGCCGCTGACGCTCACCACCGTGCGCCAGCCCGAAACGCCCAAGGCGCCCCGCCTGCGCCCCATGCTCGCGGTCGAATGCTCGCCCCTCGCCGCCGCCGCCGTCATCGTCGCGGCCCTCTCCAGCGCCACCTTCCGCATGGTCGGGCCGCTTTACGGCCAGCAGGTCGGCCTCGCGCTCGACCAGATCGCGTGGTTCCTTGCCGCCTTCGTGCTCGGCGGCGCACTGGCCCAGTATCCAGCAGGCTGGCTCGCCGACAAATTCGACCGCCGCCACGTCATGATCGGCCTCTCGGTCGCCGCCATCCTCTGCTGCATCGTCACCGCCATGGCCGGGACCGTCTCGCCCAACGGCGCGATGATCGCCGCGTTCTTCTTCGGCTTCACCGCCTTCCCGATCTATTCCGTCGCCGCCGCCCACGCCAACGACTTCGCCACCTCCGAGCAGAGGGTCGAACTGTCAGCGGCGCTGATGTTCTTCTTCGCCCTCGGCGCCATCGCCGCGCCCTTCGTGGCCTCCGCGCTGATCGAGCGTTTCGGCCCGCAGGCGATGTTTGTCATGATCGCCGTCGCCCACACCGTGCTTATCGTCTTCAGCCTCGTGCGGATGCTGGCCCGGCCCAGCGCGGGCACCCGCACCCGCTATGTCTGGTCGCCCCGCACGTCCTTCCTGATCGGGCGGCTCACCCGCACCGCCCGCGAGGACGACACGCGCACCGATCCCTGACGCCAACCGCCTCTGGCACAGTCCGCGCCATTGCGTTACACGAACGCCCAAACCTCCAAGGACGTCTCGCAATGGCCCGCCACCTGATCACCTCCGCCATTCCCTACATCAACGGGATCAAGCACCTCGGCAATCTCGTGGGCTCCCAGCTGCCCGCCGACCTCTACGCCCGCTACCTGCGCGGCCGGGGCCACGAGGTGCTGTTTCTCTGCGCTACCGACGAGCACGGCACACCCGCCGAGTTGGCCGCCGCCAAGGCCGGCAAGCCCGTCGCCGAGTATTGCGCCGAGATGTGGCAGGTGCAGGACAAGCTTAGCCAGGGCTTCCGCCTCAGCTTCGACCATTTCGGCCGTTCCTCGTCCGAGCAGAACCGCAAGCTCACCCAGCATTTCGCCGGCAAGCTGTATGACGCCGGCCTGATCGAGGAAGTGACCGAGAAACAGGTCTATTCCAACGCCGACGGCCGCTTCCTGCCCGACCGCTATATCGAGGGCACCTGCCCCAATTGTGGCTTTGAGAGCGCCCGCGGCGACCAGTGCGACAACTGCACCAAGCAACTCGACCCGGTCGACCTTATCGATCCGCGCTCCACCATTTCCGGCTCGACCGACCTCGAGATGCGCGAAACCAAGCACCTCTACCTGCGCCAAAGCCAGATGAAGGACCGGCTGGAAGAGTGGATAGACACGCGGCAGGGCTGGCCGGTGCTGACCACGTCCATCGCCAAGAAATGGCTCAATGACGGCGACGGCCTGCAGGACCGTGGCATCACCCGCGATCTCGACTGGGGCGTACCGGTTCAGCGCGGTGACGAACCCTGGCCGGGCATGGAAGGCAAGGTTTTCTACGTCTGGTTCGACGCCCCCATCGAATACATCGCCTGTGGCGCCGAATGGGTCGAGGCCGAAAAGGGCGAAGATTGGGAACGCTGGTGGCGCACCGACAAGGGCGCCGACGATGTCCGCTACACCCAGTTCATGGGCAAGGACAACGTGCCCTTCCACACGCTCAGCTTCCCGGTCACGATCCTCGGGTCGGGCGAGCCGTGGAAGCTGGTCGACTACATCAAGTCGTTCAACTACCTCAACTATGACGGTGGCCAGTTCAGCACGTCGCGCGGGCGCGGCGTCTTCATGGACCAGGCGCTGGACATCCTGCCGGCGGATTACTGGCGCTGGTGGCTGCTCTCTCACGCGCCCGAAAGCTCGGACGCCGAATTCACCTGGGAGAACTTCCAGGCGAGCGTCAACAAGGACCTCGCCGACGTGCTGGGCAACTTTGTCTCTCGCGTGACCAAGTTCTGCCGCTCCAAGTTCGGCGAAGAGGTCCCCGAGGCGGGCAGCTACGGCCCCGACGAGACCGCGCTGATCGACACGCTCACCACCCGCATCCGCGCCTACGAGGCGCACATGGAAGCCATCGAGGTGCGCAAATCCGCCACCGAATTGCGCGCCATCTGGGTCGCGGGCAACGAGTACCTGCAAACCGCGGCACCTTGGGCGACCTTCAAGGAGGACCCCGAAAAAGCCGCGATGCAGATCCGCCTCGCGCTCAACCTCATCCGGCTCTACGCGGTGATCTCCGCGCCCTTCATCCCCGACGCCTCCGCCGCGATGCTGCAGGCCATGCAAACCGACGATTGCCATTGGCCCGACGACGTGGATCAGGCGCTGCAAAGCCTGAAACCCGGCCACGCCTTCACCGTGCCGGACGTGCTCTTCGCCAAGATCACCGATGACCAGCGTGAGGAGTGGGCGGAGCGCTTCGCCGGTCGCAGAGACTAACGGACCGCACCACCGATCCTGTCACTGCGATCGCAGAAATACAGTATCCGTGCGAAAGACCCCTTGCTTGGTGGTCGTTCGCACGGTCGAACACCCTTCCCGGCCATCGCGGATAATCTGCCAGGTCGAGCACAACTGGTTTCCTTCCAACCGCCATGTACCGCTGTCCTTGAACGCATTCGGCGCAGTGACGGTCGTCGTGGCCGTGCCGTTCGCCTTGTAACGTGTGTATCCTTTGGTCTGCCCGTCGGGCGTGACCCAGGAAACGGTTTTTCCGACAGTCAGCGCCTTGACCTGTTGCGCGTTCAGTGTTTCCGCCTGAGCTATTGATGGAACCGTAAACGCCAAAAGCGCGGCAAGCGTCGGCTTTGTATAAAAATGCATGAAATCACCTTGGAGATTGCTTGGGTCCTAGTATCGACAACTGGTCCTCCTACCCGCCTTGCCTTGGGCTGCACGCTCCGGCAGGCGGCACTCGCAAGCATTCAGCACCCTAGCACAAATGGCAGTTTTCAGGAAGAAACGCGTGATCGGGAGGGCGACCGCGTCGCATCTACACATCCAAATCTTTTGAAAAAAGATTTGCCAAAAGCTTTCTCAAAGCTTTTGGCCAGTCCCCTTGGTACCCGCGGCCGGACTCGAACCGGCACGGCCTTTCGGCCTGGAGATTTTAAGTCTCCTGTGTCTACCATTCCACCACGCGGGCACGGTTCCCGTCGTAGCGCGCAGGCGTCGCGATCACAACTCTTCTTCGCCCTGTTCCAGCACCGGCAGCAAATGCCGCTCGCCCAGCCACGGGTTCATATCAAGCGCCGCCCGCAGCGCCAGCGCCGCCTCACCCGGCCGGCCCAGCGCGTGCAGAGTCAGCGCCTGCCCGGTCCGCGCCGCCACGTGGCGCGGCTGCAACTCCAGCGTCCGCGCCAGGTCGGGCAGCGCCGACTCAAAATCCTGCCGTAGGAAATGGATAAAGGCCCGCTGGTTGTACCCTTCCGCATAGCCGGGGCAATACTCCACCAGCGCCTCCGCCGCCGCCATTGCCGCGTCATAGTCATAGACCTCGCGCCGCGCCATCGCCTCGTCCAACAGGGCTTGCGCCTTGTCGTCCGGCGCTTCTGCCCACAGCGCCCACATCTCGTCCGACAGCGCCCGCCCGGCCGCCTCGTCGGGGGCCGCCTGCGCCGCCTCGATCAGCCGCGACAGCTCCGCCGAATGGTCAGGCGCGTCCGGACAGGTCCCGGCCCAGGCCGGTCCGGACAGCATGCAGGCAATCAGCAAATGTCTCATGGAGTTGATGATGCGCCCCGCGCCCGCAAAATCAACGCGCAAATCCGCCCGCCTCAGAACACCTCGGACAGCGCGTTCTCCTTCACCGCCTCCATCGCCACATAGGTCGAGGTTTTCGACACATGCGGCAAGGTGCTGATCTGTTCGGCCAGCACCCGGCGATAATCCTGCATGTCCTGCGTCCGGATCTTCATCAGATAGTCAAAATTCCCTGCGATCAGATGCACCTGTTCGATCTCGGGGATAAGCTTCACGGCCGCGTTGAACTCCGCCAGCGCGCTTTCCCGCGTGTCGGTCAGGCTGACCTCGACGAAGCTCACGTGGTCCAGCCCCAGCCGGATCGGATCCACCAGTGCCCTGTAGCCCGAGATCACGCCCTCCCGCTCCAGCTTACGCAGCCGCGCCTGCGTGGGTGATTTCGACAGGCCGATCCGCCCGGCCAGTTCGGTGATGCTGATCCGCCCTTCCGCAACCAGCACGCGAAGAATCGCCTTGTCGAACTGATCCAGCTCGCTTGCATCCATTTGACTTGTCTCCCCGGCGAATTACCGTCCCATTATCCCGCGAAATGACACCAATCAGGAAATCAGATCAGATATACAGTGGTACACTAGTCCAAACCGCCATCCCCCAGCAAGAGGACCGCAATGCCCTACGATTCCGACCTGCGCCGTGTGATCGACCAGACCACCTATGCCGAAGAGGCCGAAACCGTCGCCCGCCTGACCGAGGTGGCGGGGCTGTCGGAAGAGGACCGCGTGCGCATCTCGAAATCCGGTGCCGACCTCGTGCGCCGCATCCGCAACCAGTCCGACCCGGGGCTGATGGAGGTGTTCCTGGCCGAATACGGCCTCTCCACCGACGAGGGCATCGCGCTCATGTGCCTGGCCGAAGCGCTCCTGCGCGTGCCCGACGCCGACACGATCGACGCCCTGATCGAGGACAAGATCGCGCCCTCGGACTGGGGCAAGCACATGGGCCACTCTACTTCCCCGCTGGTCAACGCCTCGACCTGGGCGCTGATGCTGACCGGCAAGGTTCTCAAGGATGAAAATCCCGGCCCCGTCGGCCACCTGCGCGGCGCCATCCGCCGCCTGGGCGAGCCCGTGATCCGCACTGCGGTGGGGCGCGCCATGCGCGAAATGGGCCGCCAGTTCGTGCTGGGCGAAACCATCGAGTCCGCCATGGACCGCGCCGCGAAGATGGAAAAGAAAGGCTACACCTACTCCTACGACATGCTGGGCGAGGCCGCGCGCACCGACGCCGACGCCATCCGCTATCACCTGGCCTATTCCCGCGCGATCAGCGCCATTTCCAACGCCTGCACGCACAAGGACATCCGCAAGAACCCCGGCATCTCGGTCAAGCTCTCGGCCCTTCACCCCCGCTACGAAGTCGCGCAACAGCATCAGGTCATGGACGTTCTGATGCCCCGCCTGCGCTCACTCGCCATCCTCGCGAAATCCGCCCGCATGGGCCTCAATATCGACGCCGAAGAGGCCGACCGCCTGTCGCTCTCGCTCGAGGTGATCGAGGCCACGCTCTCCGAGCCATCGCTGGCCGGATGGGACGGCTTCGGCGTCGTGGTTCAGTCCTACGGGCAGCGCGCGAGCCATGTGCTCGACTACCT is part of the Roseovarius sp. THAF9 genome and encodes:
- a CDS encoding calcium-binding protein; translation: MVDVTGFLRPGSSLGVDLLSLSDDNFWYMGILARNASGPTYVTGDTSFNQSRDGVILLFDGAFTASSSYSGDPVYSVSIVDGANTRLVQLDFAPGFTEDDLRILEGRSDLEAFTLLLSGNDTLTLTDGRDAVSGHSGNDLIQGFDGDDTLHGGYDNDTLRGGAGNDDLDGEYGNDSLEGGAGFDILSGGYGADTLIGGANADQLSGGFGDDHLEGGDGFDFLDGGLNDDTLLGGDGPDRLFGGDGNDLIRAGSNYGATVDGVEGGDGDDEIHGELGFDNLLGNAGNDLIYGGAQADNVFGGDGADTLIGGAGFDRLFGGDGDDLLQDFDGFGGQFGGTGDDTLQGGADATTFYGQIGNDVIEAGGGDDRIGAGAGFDRVDGGAGNDLMFGDFNADTFVFADGHGTDTIADFDALNDFEKIDLAGVTGLTGLADLDLASASAGAATQAGGDVVIDTGDGTSILLRNVSLADLDANDFLF
- a CDS encoding MFS transporter, whose product is MRMIISFAALFLSVILLQLSTGGVAPLDALSGITLDFSTQEIGFLGSAHFFGFFIGCWVAPRLMGSVGHSRAFAAFTAAGAIGLLMHMIIIDPIAWALMRVASGLCIAGCYTVVEAWLQAKVTNETRGRTMGVYRVADMGASLVAQMLISVLEPASYVSYNLLAIICCASLLPLTLTTVRQPETPKAPRLRPMLAVECSPLAAAAVIVAALSSATFRMVGPLYGQQVGLALDQIAWFLAAFVLGGALAQYPAGWLADKFDRRHVMIGLSVAAILCCIVTAMAGTVSPNGAMIAAFFFGFTAFPIYSVAAAHANDFATSEQRVELSAALMFFFALGAIAAPFVASALIERFGPQAMFVMIAVAHTVLIVFSLVRMLARPSAGTRTRYVWSPRTSFLIGRLTRTAREDDTRTDP
- the metG gene encoding methionine--tRNA ligase; this encodes MARHLITSAIPYINGIKHLGNLVGSQLPADLYARYLRGRGHEVLFLCATDEHGTPAELAAAKAGKPVAEYCAEMWQVQDKLSQGFRLSFDHFGRSSSEQNRKLTQHFAGKLYDAGLIEEVTEKQVYSNADGRFLPDRYIEGTCPNCGFESARGDQCDNCTKQLDPVDLIDPRSTISGSTDLEMRETKHLYLRQSQMKDRLEEWIDTRQGWPVLTTSIAKKWLNDGDGLQDRGITRDLDWGVPVQRGDEPWPGMEGKVFYVWFDAPIEYIACGAEWVEAEKGEDWERWWRTDKGADDVRYTQFMGKDNVPFHTLSFPVTILGSGEPWKLVDYIKSFNYLNYDGGQFSTSRGRGVFMDQALDILPADYWRWWLLSHAPESSDAEFTWENFQASVNKDLADVLGNFVSRVTKFCRSKFGEEVPEAGSYGPDETALIDTLTTRIRAYEAHMEAIEVRKSATELRAIWVAGNEYLQTAAPWATFKEDPEKAAMQIRLALNLIRLYAVISAPFIPDASAAMLQAMQTDDCHWPDDVDQALQSLKPGHAFTVPDVLFAKITDDQREEWAERFAGRRD
- a CDS encoding Lrp/AsnC family transcriptional regulator, which produces MDASELDQFDKAILRVLVAEGRISITELAGRIGLSKSPTQARLRKLEREGVISGYRALVDPIRLGLDHVSFVEVSLTDTRESALAEFNAAVKLIPEIEQVHLIAGNFDYLMKIRTQDMQDYRRVLAEQISTLPHVSKTSTYVAMEAVKENALSEVF